A region of Pseudomonas putida DNA encodes the following proteins:
- a CDS encoding M16 family metallopeptidase — protein sequence MSDRSAPRHTLLATGIRALALATVLAAPALADNAVKADSNAARPANTLQSLAELDGKAPSRRQLNIQNWTTAEGARVLFVEARELPMFDLRVTFAAGSSQDSGTPGLAALTNAMLNEGVAGKDVTAIAEGFEGLGADFGNGSYRDMAVASLRSLSTKDKREPALKLFAEVAGKPTFPEDALKRIKNQMLAGFEYDKQNPGKIAGKALFGKLYGDHPYAHPSDGTAESINGITLAQLRAFHAKAYTAGNAVIALVGDLSRAEAEAIAAQVSAGLPKGPALAVPAQPAEPKAGLTHIDFPSKQTHLMLAELGIDRQDPDWPALSLGNQILGGGAFGTRLMSEVREKRGLTYGVYSVFSPMQVRGPFMINLQTRAELSEGTLKLVQGILADYLKTGPTQQELDDAKRELAGSFPLSNASNASIVGQLGAIGFYNLPLTWLEDFMQQSQALTVEQVKAAMNKHLSADKLVIVTAGPNVPQKPLPAPTDKPAEQPLGVPEH from the coding sequence ATGAGTGATCGCAGCGCACCACGCCACACCCTGCTGGCTACGGGCATCCGCGCCCTGGCGCTGGCGACGGTGCTGGCGGCCCCGGCCCTCGCCGACAACGCGGTCAAAGCCGACAGCAATGCAGCCCGCCCGGCCAATACCCTGCAGTCCCTGGCTGAGCTGGATGGCAAGGCGCCCAGCCGGCGCCAACTGAACATCCAGAACTGGACCACCGCCGAAGGCGCCCGGGTGCTGTTCGTCGAAGCCCGTGAGCTGCCGATGTTCGACCTGCGCGTCACCTTCGCCGCCGGTAGCAGCCAGGACAGCGGCACGCCAGGCCTGGCCGCCCTGACCAACGCCATGCTCAACGAGGGCGTGGCCGGCAAGGACGTAACCGCCATTGCCGAAGGCTTCGAAGGCCTGGGCGCGGACTTCGGCAACGGTTCCTACCGCGACATGGCCGTGGCGTCGCTGCGTAGCCTGAGCACCAAGGACAAGCGCGAACCGGCGCTCAAGCTGTTCGCCGAGGTAGCAGGCAAGCCGACCTTCCCCGAAGACGCCCTCAAACGCATCAAGAACCAGATGCTGGCCGGCTTCGAATACGACAAGCAGAACCCCGGCAAGATCGCTGGCAAGGCCCTGTTCGGCAAGCTCTACGGCGACCACCCCTACGCCCACCCGAGCGACGGCACCGCCGAAAGCATCAACGGCATCACCCTGGCACAGCTGCGCGCCTTCCACGCCAAGGCATACACAGCCGGCAACGCGGTCATCGCCCTGGTCGGCGACCTCAGCCGCGCCGAAGCCGAAGCCATTGCGGCCCAGGTATCCGCCGGCCTGCCAAAGGGCCCGGCGCTGGCGGTACCGGCCCAGCCCGCTGAACCCAAGGCGGGCCTGACCCACATCGACTTCCCGTCCAAGCAGACCCACCTGATGCTGGCCGAGCTGGGTATCGACCGTCAGGATCCGGACTGGCCGGCCCTGTCGCTGGGTAACCAGATCCTCGGCGGCGGCGCCTTCGGCACCCGCCTGATGAGCGAAGTGCGTGAAAAGCGCGGCCTCACCTACGGCGTCTACTCGGTGTTCAGCCCGATGCAGGTGCGTGGCCCGTTCATGATCAACCTGCAGACCCGCGCCGAACTCAGCGAGGGTACCCTCAAACTGGTCCAGGGCATCCTTGCCGACTACCTCAAGACCGGCCCCACCCAGCAAGAACTGGACGACGCCAAGCGCGAACTGGCCGGCAGCTTCCCGCTGTCCAATGCCAGCAACGCCAGCATCGTCGGCCAACTGGGCGCCATTGGCTTCTACAACCTGCCGCTGACCTGGCTTGAGGACTTCATGCAACAGTCCCAGGCCCTCACCGTCGAACAGGTCAAAGCCGCCATGAACAAACACCTGTCAGCCGATAAACTGGTCATCGTCACCGCTGGCCCGAACGTGCCGCAAAAGCCGCTGCCAGCCCCCACTGACAAGCCCGCCGAGCAACCGCTCGGCGTACCGGAGCACTAA
- a CDS encoding M16 family metallopeptidase has translation MNALARRAAGLLLGTLCLPLVAFAADVQPTHEFILDNGLKVVVREDHRAPVVVSQIWYKVGSSYETPGQTGLSHALEHMMFKGSAKIGPGEASRILRDLGAEENAFTSDDYTAYYQVLARDRLPVALELEADRLASLRLPADEFSREIEVIKEERRLRTDDQPNAKAFELFRAMAYPASGYHTPTIGWMADLDRMKVEELRHWYESWYAPNNATLVVVGDVTVDEVKGLAQKYFAGIPKRAVPPAKLPLELAEPGQRQLTLHVRTQLPSLIYGFNVPGLATAKEPSTVHALRLISALLDGGYSARMPARLERGQELVAGASSSYNAFTRGDSLFLISATPNVQKQKTLADVEKGIWQLLEELKTTPPSAEELERVRAQVIAGLVYDRDSISSQATTIGQLETVGLSWKLIDSELDELKRVTPQDIQNAARTYFTRERLSVAHVLPEESAHE, from the coding sequence ATGAATGCTCTAGCCCGCCGCGCCGCTGGCCTGTTGCTCGGCACGCTCTGCCTGCCGCTCGTGGCCTTCGCCGCCGATGTGCAACCGACTCACGAATTCATCCTCGACAACGGCCTCAAAGTGGTCGTGCGCGAAGACCACCGCGCACCGGTGGTGGTCTCGCAGATCTGGTACAAGGTGGGCTCCAGCTACGAGACCCCGGGGCAGACCGGTTTGTCCCACGCCCTTGAACACATGATGTTCAAAGGTAGCGCCAAAATCGGCCCCGGCGAGGCCTCGCGCATCCTGCGGGACCTGGGCGCCGAAGAAAACGCCTTCACCAGCGACGACTACACGGCCTATTACCAGGTGCTGGCCCGCGACCGCCTGCCGGTGGCCCTGGAACTGGAGGCCGACCGCCTCGCCAGCCTGCGCCTGCCCGCCGACGAATTCAGCCGCGAAATCGAGGTTATCAAGGAAGAGCGCCGCCTGCGCACCGACGATCAGCCCAACGCCAAGGCGTTCGAGCTGTTCCGCGCCATGGCCTACCCTGCCAGCGGCTACCACACCCCGACCATCGGCTGGATGGCCGACCTTGACCGCATGAAGGTCGAGGAACTGCGCCATTGGTATGAATCCTGGTATGCACCCAACAACGCCACCTTGGTGGTCGTCGGCGATGTCACCGTCGATGAGGTAAAGGGCCTGGCGCAAAAGTACTTCGCCGGCATTCCCAAGCGTGCGGTCCCGCCCGCCAAGTTACCGCTGGAACTGGCCGAGCCAGGCCAACGCCAGTTGACCCTGCACGTGCGCACCCAGTTGCCGAGCTTGATCTACGGCTTCAACGTGCCCGGCCTGGCAACTGCCAAGGAGCCAAGCACGGTACACGCCCTGCGCCTGATCTCGGCCCTGCTTGACGGTGGCTACAGTGCGCGCATGCCGGCACGCCTGGAGCGCGGTCAGGAACTGGTGGCCGGTGCATCGTCCAGCTACAACGCCTTCACCCGTGGCGACAGCCTGTTCCTGATCTCGGCCACGCCGAATGTGCAGAAGCAAAAGACCCTGGCAGACGTGGAAAAGGGCATCTGGCAACTGCTGGAAGAGCTCAAGACCACGCCACCCAGCGCCGAAGAGCTCGAACGCGTACGCGCTCAGGTGATCGCCGGCCTGGTCTACGACCGCGACTCCATCAGCAGCCAGGCCACCACCATCGGCCAATTGGAGACCGTGGGCCTGTCCTGGAAGCTGATCGACAGCGAGCTGGACGAGCTCAAGCGCGTGACCCCGCAAGACATCCAGAACGCTGCGCGCACCTATTTCACCCGCGAACGCCTGAGCGTTGCCCATGTACTGCCCGAGGAGTCCGCTCATGAGTGA
- the ftsE gene encoding cell division ATP-binding protein FtsE: MIRFEQVAKRYPNGHVGLHELSFRARRGEFLFVTGHSGAGKSTLLRLLLAMERPTSGKLMLAGQDLGQISNAQIPFLRRQIGVVFQNHQLLFDRTVFNNIALPLQILGLSKAEISKRVDSALERVSLVDKGELFPADLSTGQQQRVGIARAIVHQPALLLADEPTGNLDPRLAAEIMGVFEDINRLGTTVLIASHDLALIARMRHRMLTLQRGRLIGDGEAGQ; encoded by the coding sequence ATGATCCGATTCGAACAGGTTGCCAAGCGCTATCCCAATGGCCATGTAGGCTTGCATGAGCTTAGTTTTCGGGCGCGCCGGGGCGAATTCCTGTTCGTCACCGGGCACTCAGGTGCCGGTAAGAGCACCTTGCTGCGTTTGCTGCTGGCCATGGAGCGTCCGACCAGCGGTAAGTTGATGCTGGCAGGGCAGGACCTGGGCCAGATCAGCAATGCGCAGATCCCGTTCTTGCGTCGGCAGATCGGTGTGGTGTTCCAGAACCACCAGTTACTGTTCGACCGCACGGTGTTCAACAACATCGCCTTGCCGCTGCAGATCCTCGGCCTGTCCAAGGCCGAGATCAGCAAGCGCGTGGATTCGGCGCTGGAGCGTGTGTCCCTGGTCGACAAGGGCGAACTGTTCCCGGCGGACCTGTCCACGGGGCAGCAGCAACGGGTTGGTATTGCGCGTGCCATCGTCCACCAGCCAGCCTTATTGCTGGCCGACGAACCCACCGGCAACCTGGACCCGCGCCTGGCCGCAGAGATCATGGGGGTGTTCGAGGACATCAACCGCCTGGGCACAACCGTATTGATCGCCAGCCACGACTTGGCACTGATCGCGCGCATGCGCCATCGCATGCTGACGCTGCAGCGCGGTCGTCTGATCGGCGATGGGGAGGCCGGGCAATGA
- the rsmD gene encoding 16S rRNA (guanine(966)-N(2))-methyltransferase RsmD: MPRSTPPARPQTGQSKGQGHLRIIAGEWRSRRLAVPEGDGLRPTPDRVRETLFNWLAPYIEGARVLDAFTGSGALVLEALSRGAEDAVALDSNPAAISNLKDNLELLRCPRGQILQTDALRYLQNPAKQQFDVVFLDPPFHQDLLANTCNLLEQNQWLREQAWVYTESETAPSAMQMPGNWRLHREKKTGQVYYALWQRG; the protein is encoded by the coding sequence ATGCCAAGATCCACCCCTCCCGCCCGCCCTCAAACGGGCCAAAGCAAGGGCCAGGGCCACCTGCGCATCATCGCTGGCGAGTGGCGCAGCCGTCGCCTGGCGGTGCCTGAAGGCGACGGCCTGCGGCCAACGCCTGATCGCGTGCGCGAAACCCTGTTCAACTGGCTCGCGCCCTACATCGAAGGCGCCCGAGTGCTGGACGCCTTCACCGGCAGCGGCGCCCTGGTGCTCGAAGCCTTGTCGCGCGGCGCCGAAGACGCCGTGGCACTGGACAGCAACCCCGCCGCCATCAGCAACCTCAAGGACAACCTTGAGCTGCTGCGCTGCCCGCGCGGGCAGATCCTGCAGACCGACGCCCTGCGTTACCTGCAAAACCCGGCCAAGCAGCAGTTCGATGTCGTGTTCCTCGACCCACCCTTCCATCAGGACCTGCTGGCCAACACCTGCAACCTGCTGGAACAAAACCAATGGCTGCGCGAGCAGGCGTGGGTCTACACCGAAAGCGAGACCGCGCCATCGGCCATGCAAATGCCGGGGAACTGGCGCCTGCACCGGGAGAAAAAGACTGGGCAGGTGTATTACGCACTTTGGCAACGAGGCTGA
- a CDS encoding M16 family metallopeptidase — MTDNVLAPLAANSIYGGLVSAQGLELDHFEAIKTPVHAWRTDAGSGVKFVEARGLPIVDVKLRFKAGTALSDPPSLAALTLYMLDEGSQRIDAIEHAERLERLGTVVERQIRREHTTLSLRSLSAQALLDPAIDLFTELVAKPAFHNAMLEKIKRQLVLHEASRASLSVLRARSEAYHHLFSGHPYGHPQGSTEQALDAVTTDDLKAFHQRAYSANNLEMVIVGDLSRREAQGIAQRISQALPQGWAAADLPAAPETTGTTINVEQAGASNTILLALPMNVPANNPEFLALVLASEVLGSGLDSRLMKELRQRRGLTYGVHTQLVPLSAGGLFAIEWEIAPQHVTGSQDLVAKVLGDFIHQGPTEAELQLARQQLAGQLLRDVAQNNSLATLLTQNTHQRQPDDHLNTYIDRLTTLTPEAVREVMQRRVDLTRKVLVSVGPRVDQQPLPAIDQ, encoded by the coding sequence ATGACTGATAACGTATTGGCCCCTCTGGCGGCTAACAGCATTTACGGCGGCCTGGTATCTGCCCAAGGTCTGGAGCTTGACCATTTCGAAGCCATCAAGACGCCGGTGCACGCCTGGAGAACCGACGCTGGCTCAGGCGTTAAGTTCGTCGAAGCTCGCGGCCTGCCTATCGTCGATGTGAAGCTGCGCTTCAAGGCAGGCACCGCCCTAAGTGACCCGCCCAGCCTGGCCGCCCTCACGCTGTACATGCTCGACGAGGGCAGCCAGCGTATTGATGCGATCGAGCATGCCGAGCGTCTGGAGCGGCTAGGTACGGTGGTCGAAAGGCAAATACGCCGTGAGCACACGACCCTGAGCCTGCGCAGCCTGAGCGCCCAGGCATTGCTCGACCCTGCCATCGATCTATTTACCGAGCTCGTCGCAAAGCCGGCCTTTCACAACGCCATGCTGGAGAAGATCAAACGCCAGCTAGTGCTGCATGAGGCATCCCGCGCCAGCCTGTCGGTACTCAGGGCGCGCAGCGAGGCCTATCATCACCTGTTCAGCGGTCATCCCTATGGCCACCCACAGGGCAGCACAGAGCAGGCACTCGATGCAGTCACGACCGACGACCTGAAAGCGTTTCATCAACGCGCCTACTCCGCCAACAACCTGGAAATGGTCATTGTCGGCGACCTGTCGCGCAGAGAGGCGCAGGGCATTGCCCAGCGTATCAGCCAGGCACTGCCTCAAGGCTGGGCCGCCGCTGACTTGCCGGCCGCGCCTGAAACAACGGGTACGACGATCAACGTCGAGCAGGCCGGGGCGAGCAACACGATCCTTCTGGCGCTGCCAATGAATGTACCGGCCAACAACCCCGAGTTCCTTGCCCTGGTACTGGCCAGTGAAGTGCTGGGCTCGGGGTTGGACTCCCGCTTGATGAAAGAGCTGCGTCAACGCCGAGGGCTTACCTACGGCGTCCATACTCAATTGGTGCCCTTGAGTGCAGGTGGGCTGTTCGCCATCGAATGGGAGATCGCCCCGCAGCACGTAACCGGCTCCCAGGACCTGGTAGCGAAAGTGCTTGGCGACTTCATCCACCAGGGGCCGACAGAAGCCGAGCTGCAACTGGCCCGCCAACAGCTGGCAGGCCAGCTGCTGCGCGATGTTGCCCAAAACAACAGCCTGGCCACGCTGCTCACCCAAAACACCCATCAGCGTCAACCGGATGATCATCTGAACACCTACATCGATCGCCTGACCACGCTGACCCCAGAGGCGGTCCGCGAAGTCATGCAACGCAGGGTCGACCTCACACGCAAGGTGCTTGTCAGTGTCGGCCCACGTGTCGATCAGCAGCCGCTGCCAGCCATCGACCAATAG
- a CDS encoding hydrolase, translating into MPSLTATFRPAVGLSNPHLQTLWGPLWRKLPELQRDRERLWLADGDFIDLDWHGPHQPDAPLVLVLHGLTGSSHSPYVKGLQQALQGRGWASVAVNWRGCSGEPNLLPRSYHSGASEDLAEIVAHLRAQRPLAPLYAVGYSLGGNVLLKYLGESGSASQLEAAVAVSVPFRLDQCADRIGQGFSKVYQAHFMREMLAYVQLKQRHFHDKGEHERLAALERLGPLTRLRTFWDFDGKVTAPLNGFNDAHDYYRRSSSRYFLGENRTPTLIIHASDDPFVSSHSVPLASELAAQTQFELHNRGGHVGFVDGSLRNPGYYLERRIPQWLLEGL; encoded by the coding sequence ATGCCCAGTCTCACTGCCACTTTCCGCCCGGCCGTCGGCCTGTCCAACCCCCATCTTCAAACCTTGTGGGGCCCACTCTGGCGCAAGTTGCCTGAACTGCAGCGCGACCGCGAGCGGCTATGGCTGGCCGATGGCGATTTCATCGACCTCGACTGGCACGGCCCGCACCAACCGGATGCACCGCTGGTGCTGGTACTGCATGGGCTGACCGGTTCCTCCCACTCGCCCTACGTCAAAGGCCTGCAGCAAGCCTTGCAAGGACGCGGCTGGGCCAGTGTGGCGGTGAATTGGCGCGGTTGTTCGGGCGAGCCGAACCTGCTGCCGCGCAGCTACCACTCCGGTGCCAGCGAGGACCTGGCCGAAATCGTCGCGCACCTGCGCGCCCAGCGCCCATTGGCGCCGCTTTACGCAGTGGGTTATTCGCTGGGTGGCAATGTGTTGCTCAAGTACCTGGGCGAAAGCGGCTCGGCCAGCCAGCTGGAAGCTGCGGTCGCGGTGTCGGTGCCGTTCCGCCTGGACCAGTGTGCCGACCGTATCGGCCAGGGGTTTTCGAAGGTCTACCAGGCGCATTTCATGCGCGAGATGCTGGCCTATGTGCAGCTCAAGCAGCGTCACTTCCATGACAAGGGTGAGCATGAGCGGCTGGCGGCACTCGAACGGCTGGGGCCGCTGACCAGGCTGCGCACCTTCTGGGACTTCGACGGCAAGGTCACCGCGCCGCTCAACGGTTTCAACGATGCGCACGATTACTACCGCCGCTCATCAAGCCGCTACTTCCTGGGCGAAAACCGCACGCCGACATTAATCATCCATGCCAGCGATGACCCCTTCGTCTCCAGCCACAGCGTGCCCTTGGCCAGTGAACTGGCAGCGCAGACGCAGTTTGAATTGCACAACCGCGGTGGCCATGTGGGCTTTGTCGATGGCAGCCTGCGCAATCCGGGGTATTACCTGGAACGGCGGATTCCGCAGTGGCTGCTAGAAGGCCTTTAG
- a CDS encoding M16 family metallopeptidase: MTEHPPSVQFFSLANGLRVYLREDHRAPLVSVQLWYHVGSSYEPDGHTGLSHALEHLLFEGSSKLASGQYSTLMTRLGGDPNAFTQEDATVFPLTLPASRLEIALEAMADTMATATLSDAPFARELAVVMAERRADVDNNAWALALEKHQLLAHGSSRYATPVIGHKSDLQHMTPAAARTWYQTWYHPNNATLSVAGDIDLQRLQELMTRHFTAIPAHRLPPRQTPIEDPKLERRTQILRLPGLRPGVILSFNLPSQRTATSTTQAHALRLLPDLLTEGQAAKLQRRLLIDEQVLQALKSTYEPHRRGDSLLTVYAYCSALVAPEAAANRLMSEIEAFSQTLPSNDELQRAKARLLARQLFAQDDIAEQANAIGRQAVCGLDPIVLDDDREAIVAVASEDIRRAARDYLTASRVAITFMHNQEREHD, encoded by the coding sequence ATGACCGAGCACCCACCTTCGGTACAGTTCTTCTCCCTCGCCAATGGCCTGCGCGTCTACCTGCGCGAAGACCACCGAGCCCCTCTGGTAAGCGTGCAATTGTGGTATCACGTGGGTTCGAGCTACGAACCTGACGGCCACACAGGCCTTTCCCATGCCCTGGAGCATCTGCTGTTCGAAGGCAGCAGCAAACTCGCCAGCGGGCAATATTCGACCCTGATGACCCGCCTCGGCGGTGACCCGAATGCATTCACCCAAGAAGATGCCACGGTCTTTCCACTGACCTTGCCAGCCAGCCGGCTGGAGATCGCCCTGGAAGCCATGGCTGACACCATGGCCACTGCAACCCTGAGCGATGCGCCGTTCGCCCGCGAGTTGGCGGTGGTCATGGCCGAGCGCCGCGCGGATGTCGACAACAACGCCTGGGCGCTGGCGCTGGAAAAGCACCAGTTACTGGCCCATGGCAGCAGCCGCTATGCCACGCCGGTTATCGGCCACAAAAGCGATCTCCAGCACATGACGCCAGCGGCGGCCCGCACCTGGTACCAGACCTGGTATCACCCCAATAACGCCACCCTTTCAGTCGCCGGCGATATCGATCTGCAACGGCTGCAGGAACTGATGACGCGACATTTCACTGCCATCCCCGCCCATCGCCTGCCGCCCCGGCAAACGCCCATCGAAGACCCCAAGCTGGAGCGGCGCACGCAAATATTGCGCCTGCCGGGCCTCAGGCCTGGTGTGATCCTCAGCTTCAACCTGCCCAGCCAACGCACCGCCACCTCCACTACCCAGGCCCACGCATTGCGGCTGCTGCCCGACCTGCTTACCGAAGGCCAGGCCGCCAAGCTGCAACGCCGGCTGCTGATAGATGAGCAGGTACTGCAAGCCCTGAAGTCAACCTACGAGCCGCATCGGCGTGGCGACAGCCTGCTGACCGTCTATGCCTACTGCAGCGCGCTTGTCGCGCCCGAGGCCGCAGCCAACAGGTTAATGTCAGAGATAGAAGCCTTTAGCCAGACATTACCCAGCAACGACGAGTTGCAGCGCGCCAAGGCACGCCTGCTGGCCAGGCAATTGTTTGCACAGGACGACATCGCGGAACAGGCCAATGCCATCGGCAGGCAGGCCGTCTGCGGCCTGGACCCCATCGTGCTGGATGATGACCGAGAAGCCATCGTAGCCGTGGCCAGCGAGGACATTCGCCGAGCCGCACGTGACTACCTGACAGCATCCCGCGTGGCGATCACCTTCATGCACAACCAGGAGCGCGAACATGACTGA
- the ftsY gene encoding signal recognition particle-docking protein FtsY, with protein sequence MFGSNDDKKAPAESGEKKGLFSWFRKKPQQPVAEQPQTPEPQAEEPLAAQPAVEQPVAAPVEPVAVQAPVAYEPPEPVPAVADHAPAQPAQSPAGEGLPANAQAAAPQVESPAPVGLATQASVIHAVEPPVSNLVLPVAEEPVALVPDLEPTAPPAIPERPAVEPPAPVAVAPLPAPVVAEPAPVAAPAPAPVEPEPVAAPVVTEQPKAGFFARLKQGLSKTSASIGEGMASLFLGKKVIDDDLLDEIETRLLTADVGVEATSTIVQNLTQKVARKQLADADALYKSLQEELAALLRPVEQPLKVQAQNKPYVILVVGVNGAGKTTTIGKLAKKLQLEGKKVMLAAGDTFRAAAVEQLQVWGERNQIPVIAQHTGADSASVIFDAVQAAKARGVDVLIADTAGRLHTKDNLMEELKKVRRVIGKLDADAPHEVLLVLDAGTGQNAISQAKYFNQSVELTGLALTKLDGTAKGGVIFALAKQFSIPIRFIGVGEGIDDLRTFEAEPFVKALFAEREHP encoded by the coding sequence ATGTTTGGTTCCAACGACGACAAAAAAGCGCCGGCCGAGTCTGGCGAAAAGAAAGGCCTGTTCAGCTGGTTTCGCAAGAAGCCGCAGCAACCTGTCGCCGAACAGCCGCAAACGCCCGAGCCACAGGCTGAAGAGCCGCTAGCGGCGCAGCCTGCTGTCGAGCAGCCTGTCGCTGCGCCGGTCGAGCCGGTGGCCGTACAAGCCCCTGTTGCTTATGAGCCGCCTGAGCCGGTGCCAGCCGTGGCTGATCATGCGCCCGCTCAGCCTGCCCAGTCCCCTGCGGGCGAGGGCTTGCCTGCGAACGCGCAAGCCGCCGCACCGCAGGTCGAAAGCCCAGCACCGGTGGGGCTAGCCACGCAAGCTTCGGTCATTCACGCCGTAGAGCCGCCTGTCAGCAATTTGGTGCTGCCGGTTGCCGAGGAACCCGTAGCCCTGGTGCCGGACCTTGAGCCCACGGCCCCGCCAGCGATTCCTGAGCGACCAGCGGTCGAGCCCCCAGCGCCCGTGGCAGTCGCACCTCTGCCCGCGCCAGTGGTTGCCGAGCCTGCCCCGGTCGCTGCTCCGGCTCCGGCTCCGGTCGAACCCGAACCCGTTGCCGCGCCGGTCGTCACCGAACAACCCAAGGCCGGCTTCTTCGCCCGCCTCAAACAGGGCCTGTCCAAGACCAGTGCCAGCATCGGCGAAGGCATGGCCAGCCTGTTCCTGGGCAAGAAGGTCATCGACGATGACCTGCTCGACGAGATCGAGACCCGCCTGCTGACCGCCGACGTCGGTGTGGAAGCGACCTCGACCATCGTCCAGAACCTGACCCAGAAGGTCGCCCGCAAGCAGCTGGCCGATGCCGATGCACTGTACAAATCGCTGCAGGAAGAACTGGCCGCACTGTTGCGCCCGGTCGAGCAGCCGCTGAAAGTCCAGGCACAGAACAAACCCTACGTGATCCTGGTGGTCGGCGTGAACGGCGCCGGCAAGACCACCACCATCGGCAAGCTGGCCAAGAAGCTGCAACTGGAAGGCAAGAAGGTCATGCTGGCCGCCGGCGACACCTTCCGTGCCGCAGCGGTGGAACAGTTGCAGGTCTGGGGTGAGCGTAACCAGATCCCGGTCATCGCCCAGCACACCGGTGCCGACTCGGCCTCGGTGATCTTCGATGCCGTGCAGGCCGCCAAGGCCCGCGGCGTGGATGTGCTGATCGCCGATACTGCGGGTCGTCTGCACACCAAGGACAACCTGATGGAAGAGCTGAAGAAGGTTCGCCGGGTCATCGGCAAGCTCGACGCCGATGCGCCTCATGAGGTGCTGCTGGTGCTCGACGCCGGTACCGGCCAGAACGCCATCAGCCAGGCCAAGTACTTTAACCAAAGCGTCGAGCTGACCGGCCTGGCCCTGACCAAGCTGGACGGCACCGCCAAGGGCGGGGTGATTTTCGCCCTGGCCAAGCAGTTCAGCATCCCGATCCGTTTCATCGGTGTCGGTGAGGGTATCGACGACCTGCGCACCTTCGAAGCCGAGCCGTTCGTCAAGGCTCTGTTCGCCGAGCGAGAGCATCCATGA
- the ftsX gene encoding permease-like cell division protein FtsX has protein sequence MSTTRTPKVSERVAPKPADPTPEKKKRDDDDGPDFRTLLHAWLESHRASMADSLRRLGKQPIGSFFTCLVMAVALSMPMGLSLLLKNVEKLGGSWQRAAQISLYLKLDAGSKEGEALRDEIKGMPGVADALYVSRDQALEEFQQQSGLGEALRELPENPLPGVVVVTPTEVDKPALEALRQRLSELPKVEVAQLDLVWVERLAAILKLGDRFVFGLAVMLISALLLVIGNTIRLHIENRRTEIEVIKLVGGTDSYVRRPFLYMGALYGLGAGLLAWGILAFGLNWLNQAVVGLSGLYGSNFALGGVPASDGLSLLIGAVLLGYIGAWIAVARHLNELAPR, from the coding sequence ATGAGCACTACACGTACGCCGAAGGTTTCCGAGCGGGTTGCGCCGAAACCCGCCGATCCGACGCCTGAGAAGAAAAAACGCGACGACGATGATGGCCCGGACTTCCGGACATTGCTGCACGCATGGCTGGAAAGCCACCGGGCGAGCATGGCCGACAGTTTGCGTCGCCTCGGTAAGCAGCCGATCGGCAGCTTCTTCACCTGCCTGGTCATGGCTGTGGCGTTGAGCATGCCCATGGGCCTGTCATTGCTGTTGAAGAACGTCGAGAAACTCGGCGGCTCCTGGCAGCGCGCCGCGCAGATCTCGCTGTATCTGAAGCTTGACGCGGGCAGCAAGGAAGGCGAGGCCCTGCGCGACGAGATCAAGGGCATGCCTGGGGTGGCTGATGCGTTGTATGTCAGCCGCGACCAGGCACTGGAAGAATTCCAGCAGCAGTCCGGCCTGGGCGAGGCATTGCGCGAGCTCCCCGAAAACCCGCTGCCTGGTGTGGTGGTGGTGACCCCGACCGAGGTCGACAAGCCCGCGCTGGAGGCCCTGCGTCAGCGCCTGTCGGAACTGCCAAAGGTCGAAGTGGCGCAGCTGGATCTGGTATGGGTCGAGCGCCTGGCGGCGATCCTCAAGCTGGGCGACCGCTTTGTCTTCGGTCTGGCTGTCATGCTGATTTCTGCGCTGCTGTTAGTAATCGGTAACACAATTCGTCTACATATTGAAAACCGTCGTACCGAGATTGAAGTGATCAAGCTGGTAGGCGGCACCGACAGCTACGTGCGCAGGCCTTTCCTGTACATGGGCGCCCTGTATGGCCTGGGCGCAGGGCTGTTGGCCTGGGGTATCCTGGCGTTCGGCCTGAACTGGCTGAACCAGGCGGTTGTCGGGCTTTCCGGGTTGTATGGCAGCAACTTCGCCCTGGGTGGGGTGCCGGCGTCCGATGGTCTGTCGCTCTTGATCGGAGCGGTGCTGTTGGGGTATATCGGTGCATGGATCGCGGTCGCTCGCCATTTGAATGAGCTGGCGCCTCGATAG